One Cygnus atratus isolate AKBS03 ecotype Queensland, Australia chromosome 21, CAtr_DNAZoo_HiC_assembly, whole genome shotgun sequence genomic region harbors:
- the SLC35E2B gene encoding solute carrier family 35 member E2B, producing the protein MSTATSAETPEEPNPPLLEEKPKGKPLFHLGSLFTNRSEKFVITRSDSVPEENVLKITITETTVIESDLGIWNSHALIYLTLWFFFSFCTLFLNKYILSLLEGEPSMLGAVQMLSTTFIGCIKMFVPCCLYQHKTRISYPPNFIMIMLFVGLMRFATVVLGLVSLKNVAVSFAETVKSSAPIFTVIMSRMILGEYTGLLVNLSLIPVMGGLALCTATEISFNILGFSAALSTNIMDCLQNVFSKKLLSGDKYRFSAPELQFYTSAAAVVMLIPAWIFFMDVPVIGKSGRSFSYNQDVVVLLLIDGVLFHLQSVTAYALMGKISPVTFSVASTVKHALSIWLSIIVFGNKITSLSAIGTVLVTIGVLLYNKAKQHQQETIQSLAAAAPQPAQSTTEDTEPLISKDLKPYD; encoded by the exons ATGTCAACTGCGACAAGTGCTGAGACACCGGAGGAACCTAACCCTCCCCTCCTTGAAGAAAAGCCAAAGGGAAAACCACTATTTCATTTGGGTTCACTCTTCACTAACAGGAGTGAAAAATTTGTAATCACAAGGAGCGATAGTGTACCAGAGGAGaatgttctgaaaataactATCACAGAGACTACAGTCATTGAGTCAGACCTGGGCATCTGGAATTCTCATGCTCTCATCTACCTCACTTTGtggtttttcttcagcttttgcaCTCTTTTTCTTAACAAATACATTCTTTCATTACTGGAAGGAGAGCCCAGCATGCTAG GTGCTGTTCAAATGCTTTCAACCACCTTCATTGGCtgtataaaaatgtttgttccaTGCTGCTTGTACCAGCACAAAACACGCATCTCTTATCCACCCAATTTCATCATGATAATGCTGTTTGTTGGATTAATGAG ATTTGCAACAGTAGTCTTGGGGCTTGTCAGCTTGAAAAATGTGGCTGTTTCATTTGCAGAAACAGTTAAAAGCTCTGCACCTATATTCACTGTTATCATGTCTAGGATGATATTAGGGGAATACACTG gattGCTGGTTAATCTCTCTCTCATTCCTGTTATGGGTGGGCTAGCTCTGTGTACAGCTACTGAAATCAGTTTCAACATTCTAGGTTTCTCAGCAGCGTTATCTACTAATATCATGGACTG ttTGCAGAATGTCTTTTCCAAAAAATTACTCAGTGGagacaaatacagattttc ggccccagagctgcagtTCTATAcaagtgctgctgcagtggtTATGCTTATTCCAGCTTGGATATTTTTCATG GATGTGCCAGTGATTGGGAAAAGTGGAAGGAGCTTCAGCTACAACCAAGATGTTGTTGTACTTCTCTTAATAGATGGAGTCTTGTTCCACCTGCAAAGTGTTACAGCCTATGCCTTGATGGGAAAAATTTCTCCTGTGACTTTCAG TGTTGCTAGTACTGTGAAGCATGCACTGTCAATCTGGCTAAGTATTATTGTGTTTGGTAACAAAATCACAAGCCTTTCAGCCATTGGGACTGTTCTAGTGACAATTGGAGTTCTGCTCTATAACAAGGCAAAGCAGCATCAGCAAGAAACCATACAGagcctggcagctgcagccccgcaACCCGCACAAAGTACGACTGAAGATACTGAGCCACTAATTTCCAAGGATTTGAAACCGTATGATTAA